A window of Eubalaena glacialis isolate mEubGla1 chromosome 11, mEubGla1.1.hap2.+ XY, whole genome shotgun sequence genomic DNA:
ATTCTCTGGCTTCCTTCCAAGCCTCCGCGCCCTCCGGACGCCCTCGCCTGGGTCCTTACCCTAACCCCTGACCTTATCACCGACCGTTACTTCCCAAGTTCGAGGTTAGCCTCGGCGAGGGAGTCCGAGAACCCTGCCATTCCGTTTCGGGTGCGGTTACCCTCAAGCCTGCTCACCGTGCGGCCCGCCTCGTTGTTGTGAAGGTTCATGAGGAAGCGCAGGTCCCGCCCCTTCTCCCCGGAGTCCACAAACTCCCGGCCAAAGAGGCGGCCAAAGTCGATGTTGTCGCTGCAGCCCCCCCAGTGCCAATCGGGGCCCCCAGGACCGCGCCGCCGGTAGTCGCACGTGCAGGACTCGATGGAGCCCTCCGAGCAGGAGCGCGCCACCGAATGGGTGACCCCGGCCGAGGTGATGGCGAAGATAAATGCTGTTTCCCGACAGCCTGTTGGGGAAGGGAGCGGGGATCAGCTAGGGGGCACGCGGGGGTGCAGCAGGCACCTTCAGTGGAGGGCTTGGGACCCTTGAGTCCCACGCCCCAAATCCTTCCTTAGATTCCTGAAAGCCCGGCGACCGGCTGTGTTGGGAAGCTGGTCTCACGGAGAAAGCAAGTGCGTGGGCACGCAACCACGTCCACACTTGTAATCACACGTTACTGAGACTCAGGGAGCATTTTGGCTTCTCGGTGGAAGTGGGGCAGACCCAGAGGGAAAAGCCGAAAGGAAGGGAGTGGAAGAATTCTGCACTGCCAAGACTTCTCCGCAGCCCAGACTTTCGGCCCGGCCCTCGTCAGCGATGCAAGACTTGCTGGGCTGGAGGTAAGAGACGCCCGCAGAGACCAGCTTTGAGAGGGGCTGAGGGACAGCAGTGGCCAGCCAGCGTCCACGACTCAGAACTCCCTTTCTCTGGGGCAGTGGCTCAGAAAAGTTAGCTTCGTACCCGAGGTGCACGGCTTGAAAGCCCCTGGTAGAACGAGTCTGGCCCAGAGCTAGGGCTGGCATGAAGCTCTTGGCGGGTGGATCGTGTGACCCTGCAGGCGCCCCGCACATCTTCCCTGCACTTGCCTGCCCCTGCCCTGAGTGTGACCGTGCGttcccctggtccaggaagcgtCATCTTCCTGGGTACCCACCTCGGTTGACAATCTTGCCGAAGAGGTGGGGCCCCGAAGCTGTGGGACAGTTCCAGCGGCGGTTCCGGAACTGCCACTTGCACTCTCGCACAGCGCTCTGCAGTCCCCCGCTCACACTGTGCAGGATCCCCGGGTTCTGGCGGATCAGCCGCCGCTGTTTGCggctcagcagctgcagactgGGCTCGAGTACCAGTTGCAGACTCTTGGAGTCGGTCAGCAGGTTCGTGGAGGAGGCTACGTTCACGATGCCCCTGGTGAGACGCATGATAGGAGCTCAAGCTCTGGAAGGGGACCTGCACCCTAACCAGAAAGGTCATGCCCACCCTGTCCTCTTCCTGGAGCTATTTGCTGGCGAGAGCGGCGGGAGATCAATAGTAAGGTAACAGTTCCGCGCTCCTGGGCTCACTAGTTTGAAAGGACTTGGCGTCCAGAGTTTTGTGTTCCCAGGAACCTTAGGGCTGCTCGGGGGCCCTGCGCCCGGAGCTGGACAGCAGAGGCATGGAGAACCGGAGACTAGATATTCACCTTGGCTCTCAGAGCCTGCTTCCGGGCAGCCTGGCGAGCAAACCCTGGCCTGCCATCCATGCCCACCCAAGGCGTGAAATGCTTGGGAGTTCCGCCCTCTACTTGGCTTCTTTCTGAGTGCACGCCTGCCCTTTTTCTCCCGAGGCTGGGAAACCTGTGGTGTGACTACCGCCGTGAGCCTCGGTTTGGGGCTCTTGGAAGAAGGGCGGTGCTAGATGGGAGTGGGCTCCCTGGCTGGGGTATCGTGGGCCACCGGGCGGACCATTCACCCCACTTAAGCAGAGCTGGATACTCTGGAGCAGCTCCGCCCCAGAGCGCCCCTCGGTGTCTCAAAGGGAAGTCAGAGCGCTGGAGGGAGCCTGTCTGCGGACGGATCCCAGAGCGTGGGAGCTGGATGGGGCTGGCCCCTGGCTCTGTGCCCCGAGACAAGTGGCGACCCCGCACCAGCTCACTTACCACCATCGGCCACTGCTGTTGGCGGCCAGGGCTGCAGGCAGAGCGGCCAGCGCCAGCAACAGCGTAGCGGAAACCCAGCCAGGCAGCAGCGCCCAGTGCCCCATGGCCTGCCCGGCCTTGCCCGCTCTGTGCTGCAGTTGGGGCGGCTTTGGCTGCTGCCCGCGGCGGTGGGACGGGACGCGGCGGTGGCGGCTGTGGCGAGAGTCCGCAGTCTGGCTCTAACAGCCCCGGGGGCGGGCGACGGGCTGCATGGCTCGCGGTCCCAGCTGGTGGGCTGAGGCAGCCACGGCGGGCGGCACCGCCTCTTATAGTTGCGGCGCTGGCTGAAGTGACGATAGGAGGCTGCCCCGCCGGACCGCACTGTGGCACCAGGGCACACCGGTCAGGGGCGCAGACAATAGGCAGCGAGCGGGGCCGTGGCTCCCGCCCGTCTGAGCCGAGAGCTGACGGGCTGGCCGTCGGGGCTCACCCCCGCCCCCTACCCGCTGGCTCCCGCCTCCGGACCTGCACTGGCCGCCGACCCCTCCCCTTGGGACGCCCTCCCACGCGCGCCCGCCTCACTCCTCTCCGCGTCCGGAGCCCGTCGGGGACCAGCGTCCGCCAGGGGGCGCGGCGACCAGTGTGCTGCAGGGACAAACTGCCAGGAGCTCAACCGCTTCGCTGCCCGCTGTGGGGCTGTCCCCTCGACGTCACCCCGGTCCCCGCCGGCGTCTCCTCTCTCCCCCATCCTGAGTGGAAGAAGGAAAGCCGTGGTTCTGGGCAGCGACTCTGGGGagacacctcccctcccaggaaccCCCGACGGCTGGACagggaaggaaaagggggagactggggtggggctgggactgTGGTCAGGGAAATCCCAGGGGTGGGTTGGGGGATGCGCTGACCACACAGAGCCCCACCATGGAGAGGGGCCTGAGGCAGCGGCAGTCTGTGCTTGTGGGGTGGGCTGGAAGGAGTGCACAAGTGGCTGCGTGTGTGCGCGCTAAGTGGGACAGTGCAAATGAGACTGAGGGTGAGAATATGCGTGAGTGTGTTCTGAGAGCGCACACTCCCGGGTGTCCTCGTGCACAGAAAATCCATGTTCTGAAGAGGGATGTTAGGAGCCTTTCCCAGGAATCTTGGAACTTAGCTCAGGTCAGAAAGGGTCATCTAGTCGTCTTGTCACCACCTGGGGCAGTGCATCATCTCCTAGGTGTCGGGAAGGAGGTGGCAGCTACATCAGGAGAGACCCAGAAGGTTGGCCGAGGAACAGAGAGTGTCTGGAACCGTGTGCGGAGGTGGGCGGATGAGTGGGAGATTAAATATGCATAGGTGTGTCACTCTCACCCGGTGTACCTTGTGTCATCCTATAGTGTGTCACCCTGTGGCGTGTGTCAGCCTGTGCATGTCACTGGGGGAGGGGCGACTAAGCCTGTAACCAAGGTGGTATCAAGATGGATGAGGCCTGGAGTGGCAGCGTCCCTGAGAACTAGGCTCAGAAAGGAAGGGCAGTGGAGCAGATGCCAGGGGTGTGCATGGAGGCGCTGGGAAGAGAAGGGCTGCTGGCTAAACTGAACCCAGAAGAGGGAACTTGTGTCTCCAAGTTTCTGcttctttctgaatttttctgCGAGGTTTCTGTCTTCTCCCCCATAACTCTGGCTCTCTTCACTCTCACCATGCCAGGATACCTAGAGCACCTGCGACCATCTCTATGAGTCCTGGGAGTCCCTCCTCCTAGGACTCCATCTCAGCCTCAAGGCCACCTCTTCCTCCTATCGAAGAAGTGGCAGCTGTTCCCTATATGGGGCATAGGGGGCACTGCCAGCCTGGTTATCATGCCCCACCACCACACACAGATGGCCCCTGGAAGAGGGAGGATCTCCTCCTTTacatctttcctctctctccattttacagaggaaaaactACATTGGGCAGTTATCCAAGGGCCACACAGCTAACGAGggaataaatggcagagccaggttaAAACCCAGACTGTTTTGactcaaagcccatgctctttccacCTTACTGGCTGCTTGTGACTGTGCAGCAATAGCAGGCCGGGAGCTCTTCCCGAAATTggcagataaataaaaatggtctTTAGGATCTTCCTgcctctcctttttttaaaaaaaattatttatttatttggctgcatcaggtcttagttgaacccgggcccctgcatgtggagcgtggagtcttaaccactggaccaccagggaagtcccctgcctcccccctctttttttttttttaacatctttattggagtataattgctttacagtgttgtgttagttcctgctttataacaaagtgaatcagctatacatatacctatatccccatatctcctccttcttgcgtctccctcccatcctccctatcccacccctctaggtggtcacaaagcaccgagctgattgcCTCCCTTTTTGATCCTCTCTTTTTCATCTCCTCTGCCTTTAGGATGCTTTTTGACTGAGCAATGTACCCAGGCCTGTTCCTAAAGGGTTCCAAGTCCCAGAAATGATCAGGCCTCCCCTCCAATGCAGGGAAATCACTCTAAGAAATAAATGCCTGATAAGTTTAATTAATCTTCCTGGGGcacttgcattttaaaagagaTGCATATTAACCCAAATGAAGCCTGATGGAGGTTGTTTTTGAGGGGAATATATTTTCCAGGCCCTTTGCCCAGTCCAGCATGCTTGGCCCCTCCAAGGATTTGACCCTGAGGGACAAGGTGTACTGGCCCAGCATCTTCCACAGGTCTAAAAGCCAGTGGCCTCTGCAGAGGCCACCCAGCACAGATGGCTCAAGTAAATAGTGTACCATGGGCAGCTTGTCCTTTGTCCCTTAGGAGTTTCTTCCCACTGGGGCCTGGGTCACATCTTTTGGCTTGGTGGGTTGATAAAACCCCATGGAGGAGGGAGCTGGGCTCAAAGACAGGGCAGTCCTGTCTGTGGCCACCGGTGACAAGCAGAggtgggaagagaggaaagaaggattcAGTATCCTTTGTTTCACCATTCCACCCACCAGGAATAGTGGGGAAGAGTGGGAGGGCTCTAGGTCTGGTCACACTCTGTATGATCTGGCCCAAATTTCTATTTAGATCAAATCATCGCTCTATCAAttgtcctctctttctttcctgcatCATCAATTTACCTCTCTACTGGATCATACCCATCAGCATACAAATATGCTGTAATGTCTCCCatctaaaaaaccccaaaactttgTTTGACTTCACATTACCACCCAAGGTTGCCCCATTTCTCTGCTGTCTTTTACTGCAGAACTCAAAAGCATTGCTTTAATCACCAGtaccagtttcttttctttattctctctttcCACCACCCTAATCACACCGTCTAACCCAATACATTTCCTTATCAAAATCATCCATGACCTCCATTTTGCTCTACAGTCAAATCTCAGTTCTCTCCTAACAAACTTTTTAGGAATAGCAGACAAAGTTGAACACTTCCTCCTTGAAATATTCTCTCTTGATTTCTGGAACACCGTTCCTACCTCCCTGGCTGCTCACCTTCTCAGTCTCTTTATCTGGTTCCACCTTTGTACCCAATTTCTACATAACTCATTGGACTGCACCCCAGTTCAATCTGGAGCTTCTTCTCAGTCTACACTCACTCCTTTGGTGAACTATCCAGTCTCATGCTCCCTACTTTTATCTCTGGCCCTGAACTCTGGACTTGCATATCTAACACTTGAATAAACACCTCAAAATGTAcaatgtccaaaactgaactcccAGTTCTTCCCTTGCACCTGCTTTTTTTTCAGTCATCCCCATCCCAgtaaatggcaactccatcctttcAGTTGCTCAGGACAAGAATCTTAGAGCCATCCTTGACTCATCTGTTTTCTTATAATCTGTGTCAaatcagtaaaaaaagaaaagaagaaagaaaaaaaaagtcctgccCTTCTGTCTTCAAAATGTATGTAGAATCTGATCCATTCTTACCATTCCACTTCTACAGCACTGGTCAGAGCCACCATCATATCTCTCTCCTGTACTACTGCAATAGCCTCCTAACAGCTCTCCTTGCCCCAGTCCTTGGGCCCCATAGTCTattttccacacagcagccagagccaTTCTTTCTAAAACAAAGTGAGATCGTTTCATTCTCTGCTCAGAATTTTCCAGTGATTCCCTATCTCACTCAAAGGAAAAGGCAAAATCTTTATTTTGCCTACAAGGCCCTACATAATCTGACCCTGCTCCTTCCTTGCCCTCTAACTTCATTGCCTACCACTCTCTCCCCTGTGGGTTCCTCCCTCCAGCCACATCGGCCTCCTTGCTAATTCCTTGAACGTACCAAGTAAGTGTCTGTCCCAAGATCTTTGCACCTGCTTTTCTGTCttctggaatgcccttcctcaGCTATCTCCATGAATTtgttccttcccttttcctcctcctgtaTAAAATGCAATTCCACTACCTATTTCctttaccctgctttatttttctttgtatcacTTTTGACCATGGATAACTTTAAAGGCTTAAAGTAGAAAATTAGTAGCAAGCCACCGCCCCCCCTTGAAGTAGAAATGAGAGAGCTATgtcagaggggagagaggctTTACCTAGATGGGGTCTGGGGAGGAAGCAGGGGACCAGGGCTGAGAGTTATGGGCAGAGGAGCCTACCTTCCTTTGAAGCACCAGCAGGTGGCACTATCTCCTTGGGCTGGGAAGGCATCAGTCTCTGGTAGAGAAGGGGGCAAAGTTCTGTCGAGGGTAATCTCACAGATATGTTGGGGCCAACTGCTGAATGTGGGGGCGTTTCTCGGGAGTCCAGCGTAGTCGGGCTGTGGAACCTCTGGTGCCTCCGGGTGGTGGCCTACGGTGCTGCAGCAGAAGGCGTGAGAGGCGGAGGGTGGGCAGCGCAGCTGAGCTCACCGCCGCCGCGGGCGCATCCATCCCTCCAGGGCCTATAATTTGGGTTCCCCGGGCCTGGCCGCCCCTATCAGCGGCTCAGCAATAGATGAGTCACCCGGGACCCTGGGCCAAGGCAaacacggggtggggggaggagggggaggaagaggaggaggcttTCGAGACTGTACTCAGCTTTAGCCGACGCCTCAGTTGCTCGATCCCCcaatctctcttttctttgacCCCCGCCCTATAGGGCCCCAGTGTTCTTCTCAGATTGCTCTCGGTGCATCCATCCCCATGATGGGAAGGCAGCCCCCTACCCTTCCCATTGAGGGGAAGGGGGACCAGCTTGCTCCCATTTCCCTCCCTGAAGCAATGACAGTCCCTCACTTTCCCCCTGCTGTCATGGCCCCAACCCTTGTCAAGGTCTCTCTGGTTCCCACCCCTCTCCTTTCCTGGAGCTGGCCGCGTGCTTGGGGTATTAGGCAATGGGTGTGTACCCGCAGCCCTCTCCAGGCCCCGCCTGCCACACCACCCTCCAGCCGCCTGCGGGTCAGTGCTCAGGCCAGCCGGTCGGGCCGAGGGCACTGGGGGCCAGCTCAGGCCACCCAGTCTGCCTGCCTGTGGACTCATGTCCCAGAGCTGGGCTTCTGCAGGGAAAGGGAACAGGAGTATGGGTCCTTGGACTTGGGATAGGCCAGCTTGGGGAGCCCTGGGGTCACTAAGAAGATGGAATCTGTGGCAGTAGTTCTGACCCTGGCCCTTCCTTGGCACCTGACTGTACTGCAGCCCAGCAAGGGCAGAATAAGAAGGAACAGTCTGAAACCTGAGGGAGACCTGGAGACACATGGAGAAATACGAGTGTCCAAGAGGTCCGCCTGTGGGAGAAGAGGGGCATAGGAAACCTCGTCCCCCCTTCCAGGGACCTAGGTAAACTTCCAGGCTGACATCCAGGGAgaaggacaaggacactgaatCCAGGTGTAAGGACAAAAGCTACTGAGACAGGGTGCAGATTCTGGTGGCCTCAAAAGCCACACACGGTTTGGTTCTCGGCCCCTAAACAGGAAGGAGGGGCAAGAGCTCTAGGGCTCCTTCTCCTAtactcccctctcccccagagGTAGGAAAGCAGAGAAAAGCAAGCAACCCTCTGTGGTCACAGCTGTCCAGTGTCAGGACCATGGCGCTTTCACCTCCCTAGCCTGCTTGAGGCCTGGCACATAAAGGTGATTAATACATATCCCAACAGATGAAAGTCACTAATCTCTCTCAGACAGCTTCGCCCCCTAGACAGCAATGCCCCCTGCAGCACGGGGCAGGACCTGCAGCCACACAGACTGGAGGCTGGCTGCCCAGCAGAGCTGCATGGCCACTACCAAGGAAGCGATGACTGGGGCTGTGGGTTTCAGCCCCATGGCTCTGCTTCCCCGGGGGGCCTGTCTCTGAGTCAACGTGCCAGCCTTGGGCGCGCGGGGCCAGCGGTGCCTTGGGCTGCGGTctggcaggggcggggggcggcTGGGAAGCCTGGGGCCCCTCTCTGGCAAAAATAGCCCACAGTGGTTATAGCTGGGAGGGTGAGTCAAGCAGGAGCGCAGTGACGCCTAACCCCTTCGCTGCCACTGGAGCTCCCTAAGGTGGTTTGCCTCCGTATGTGCAACCCAGGATCAGGCTCTTTCCCTGGCTGTCCTTGAGCTGGGCTCAGCTTGGGATCCCGAGGCCCTCCTCATTCCACGTGAAGCAAGTCTGAGAGTCTGGAGCAGGAATAT
This region includes:
- the WNT1 gene encoding proto-oncogene Wnt-1, which gives rise to MGHWALLPGWVSATLLLALAALPAALAANSSGRWWGIVNVASSTNLLTDSKSLQLVLEPSLQLLSRKQRRLIRQNPGILHSVSGGLQSAVRECKWQFRNRRWNCPTASGPHLFGKIVNRGCRETAFIFAITSAGVTHSVARSCSEGSIESCTCDYRRRGPGGPDWHWGGCSDNIDFGRLFGREFVDSGEKGRDLRFLMNLHNNEAGRTTVFSEMRQECKCHGMSGSCTVRTCWMRLPTLRAVGDVLRDRFDGASRVLYGNRGNNRASRAELLRLEPEDPAHKPPSPHDLVYFEKSPNFCTYSGRLGTAGTAGRACNSSSPALDGCELLCCGRGHRTRTQRVTERCNCTFHWCCHVSCRNCTHTRVLHECL